A single genomic interval of Nocardioides nitrophenolicus harbors:
- a CDS encoding excalibur calcium-binding domain-containing protein, giving the protein MKSPRLTAVLVTAALLAPASLALAGPADAAAPKTYRNCTALNKDYPHGVGKPGAVDKTSGTKVTNFTRNAKLYKANAKSDRDKDGIACEKA; this is encoded by the coding sequence ATGAAGAGCCCCCGACTGACCGCTGTCCTCGTCACCGCCGCGCTGCTCGCGCCGGCCTCGCTCGCGCTGGCCGGCCCGGCCGACGCGGCCGCGCCGAAGACCTACCGCAACTGCACGGCGCTGAACAAGGACTACCCGCACGGTGTCGGCAAGCCGGGCGCGGTGGACAAGACGTCGGGGACCAAGGTCACCAACTTCACCCGCAACGCGAAGCTCTACAAGGCCAACGCCAAGAGCGACCGCGACAAGGACGGGATCGCCTGCGAGAAGGCCTGA
- a CDS encoding aminotransferase class IV, giving the protein MRVWINGRVLSDPREPVVPVTDHGLTVGDAVFEAVKVVGGRPFALGRHLERLERSAAGLGLVGLAIDDVRRGVAAVLEGEPLPLGRLRITVTGGNAPLGSGRGEDPLTTIVVAAPMEPAPETTAVITVPWPRNERGALAGLKTTSYAENVVALAAAREKGASEAVFANLAGHLCEGTGTNVFYVVDGEVRTPTLASGCLAGVTRALVLEWFGATEVDEPIEVAATADEVFLVSTTRDVQGVHRWDDRELPAPGPVTQRAAQVWREREAELLGLDR; this is encoded by the coding sequence ATGCGCGTGTGGATCAACGGCCGAGTCCTGTCCGACCCGAGGGAGCCGGTGGTGCCGGTGACCGATCACGGCCTGACGGTGGGGGATGCGGTGTTCGAGGCGGTCAAGGTCGTCGGGGGGCGGCCGTTCGCGCTGGGGCGGCACCTGGAGCGGCTGGAGCGGTCGGCGGCGGGGCTGGGGTTGGTGGGCCTCGCCATCGATGACGTACGCCGAGGCGTGGCCGCGGTGCTCGAGGGCGAGCCGTTGCCGCTGGGCCGGCTGCGGATCACGGTCACGGGCGGCAACGCGCCGCTGGGCAGTGGTCGGGGTGAGGACCCGTTGACGACGATCGTGGTGGCGGCGCCGATGGAGCCGGCGCCGGAGACGACGGCGGTGATCACGGTGCCGTGGCCGCGCAACGAGCGGGGGGCGCTGGCGGGCCTGAAGACGACGTCGTACGCCGAGAACGTGGTCGCGCTCGCCGCGGCGCGCGAGAAGGGGGCGAGCGAGGCGGTGTTCGCGAACCTGGCAGGGCACCTGTGCGAGGGGACGGGGACGAACGTCTTCTACGTCGTCGACGGCGAGGTGCGCACGCCGACGCTGGCGAGCGGCTGCCTGGCGGGGGTGACCCGGGCGCTGGTGCTGGAGTGGTTCGGTGCGACGGAGGTCGACGAGCCGATCGAGGTGGCGGCGACGGCGGACGAGGTGTTCCTGGTCTCGACGACCCGCGACGTGCAGGGCGTGCACCGCTGGGACGACCGCGAGCTGCCGGCACCCGGCCCGGTCACGCAGCGGGCGGCGCAGGTGTGGCGCGAGCGCGAGGCGGAGCTGCTCGGCCTGGACCGCTGA
- a CDS encoding Dps family protein has translation MASTPTLHFTTPGLDEKTAARVVELLQSRLDACTDLHLTLKHVHWNVVGPHFIAVHEMIDPQVDTVRGFADALAERIATLGGSPQGTPGGLVGRRAWDDYDIGRATTQQHLAALDVVYQGVISTYRDGIKELDDLDLVTQDMFIGQTEQLELFHWFVRAHLEDTGGRLSTAGDSTEKDAAADA, from the coding sequence ATGGCATCCACTCCGACCCTGCACTTCACCACGCCCGGACTCGACGAGAAGACGGCCGCCCGCGTCGTCGAGCTGCTCCAGAGCCGCCTCGACGCGTGCACCGACCTGCACCTCACGCTCAAGCACGTGCACTGGAACGTCGTCGGGCCGCACTTCATCGCCGTCCACGAGATGATCGACCCCCAGGTCGACACCGTCCGCGGCTTCGCCGACGCCCTCGCCGAGCGGATCGCCACCCTCGGCGGCTCGCCGCAGGGCACGCCCGGCGGCCTGGTCGGCCGGCGGGCGTGGGACGACTACGACATCGGCCGCGCCACCACGCAGCAGCACCTCGCCGCCCTCGACGTGGTCTACCAGGGCGTCATCTCGACGTACCGGGACGGGATCAAGGAGCTCGACGACCTCGACCTGGTCACCCAGGACATGTTCATCGGGCAGACCGAGCAGCTCGAGCTCTTCCACTGGTTCGTCCGCGCGCACCTGGAGGACACCGGCGGCCGGCTGAGCACGGCGGGCGACTCGACGGAGAAGGACGCCGCCGCGGACGCCTGA
- a CDS encoding PKD domain-containing protein, whose protein sequence is MKLPAAAAVVLGATSLVLVPTSPPAGAAVPTVVASLVQNISTAAWATPLPDPAGITYLPGRDHFLISDSEVDETPIYQNANILETTRTGTIVDRGVTSAYSHEAAGIASNPSNGHVYVSDDDQFRVHEITTGADGRYGTADDGHTSISTAAFGSTDPEDVTYYPPTGELFVLDGADNDVHRVSPGPDGIFDGVAPTGDDTATEFDVQRYGAEDPEGIGYHPGRGTLVVVDSTSDRIYELNRDLVLVSQIDIGVTNQRFAAGVAVAPASNDPSRYDYYVVDRGVDNDANPSENDGRLYEVRADLPPIGNLAPVVDAGRDAPLEVGTPIDLAAAVRDDGLPAPATVRWTQVSGPGQAAFSTPTQPRTSASFATAGSYVLRATASDGELSGSDDVAITVVARGAPRPLDTPVAKAFDDVEQRPTGYADWLGSTLNLPNAGTTTQTIGIRFADLAVPAGATITEAWIQFAASGSTSGTTTMQVRGIAADDTPTFTTSSTTVSSRPRTTAQVGWSPPAWTSGQRGAAQRTPDLRTIVQEVVGRAGWRQGGALAFVLTGTGERRASSHDGATAPVLHLAYTVPQQQDAPPSAAFTATCSALTCSFDGSGSADAEGPLASLQWSFGDGGTASGPSAQRAYAAPGSYDVTLVVTDSAGQTATVTHPVTVGDSTPIGFRALARTNVNATAPSVTVPAVVRDGDALLLFATLNVTTLTVTPPAGWTQLADVVTGSQRTLLWRRVATASDAGTPVGPQLSGYAKVALQLAAYAGASRTTPVALVATRGDPANTVDHPTPAVAVTGAGRWLVSYWADKSSATTDWRPPPGVTVRDETIGTSGGHVDALLADGGGPAPEGAAPALTATTDAASRATTITVVLQPG, encoded by the coding sequence ATGAAGCTCCCCGCCGCGGCGGCCGTCGTGCTCGGCGCGACCAGCCTGGTCCTGGTGCCGACGTCGCCGCCGGCCGGGGCGGCCGTCCCGACCGTCGTGGCGAGCCTGGTGCAGAACATCTCGACGGCGGCCTGGGCGACGCCGCTGCCCGATCCGGCGGGCATCACCTACCTGCCGGGGCGGGACCACTTCCTGATCTCCGACTCCGAGGTCGACGAGACGCCGATCTACCAGAACGCCAACATCCTCGAGACGACCCGGACCGGGACGATCGTCGACCGCGGCGTCACGTCGGCGTACAGCCACGAGGCGGCGGGCATCGCGAGCAACCCGTCGAACGGGCACGTGTACGTCTCCGACGACGACCAGTTCCGGGTGCACGAGATCACGACCGGGGCCGACGGACGCTACGGCACCGCCGACGACGGGCACACCTCGATCAGCACGGCCGCGTTCGGCAGCACCGACCCGGAGGACGTGACCTACTACCCGCCGACGGGGGAGCTGTTCGTCCTCGACGGCGCGGACAACGACGTGCACCGCGTCTCGCCGGGACCGGACGGGATCTTCGACGGCGTGGCGCCGACGGGGGACGACACGGCCACCGAGTTCGACGTCCAGCGCTACGGCGCGGAGGACCCCGAGGGCATCGGCTACCACCCCGGCCGCGGGACGCTCGTGGTCGTCGACAGCACCTCGGACCGGATCTACGAGCTCAACCGGGACCTGGTGCTGGTCTCCCAGATCGACATCGGGGTGACCAACCAGCGGTTCGCGGCGGGGGTGGCGGTGGCGCCGGCGAGCAACGACCCGAGCCGGTACGACTACTACGTCGTGGACCGCGGCGTCGACAACGACGCGAACCCGAGCGAGAACGACGGCCGGCTCTACGAGGTGCGTGCGGACCTGCCGCCGATCGGCAACCTGGCACCGGTGGTGGACGCCGGAAGGGACGCGCCGCTCGAGGTCGGTACGCCGATCGACCTCGCCGCCGCCGTGCGCGACGACGGGCTCCCCGCACCGGCGACGGTGCGCTGGACCCAGGTGTCGGGGCCGGGACAGGCCGCGTTCAGCACACCCACCCAGCCGCGGACCAGTGCCAGCTTCGCGACGGCGGGCAGCTACGTGCTGCGCGCGACCGCGTCCGACGGCGAGCTGTCCGGCTCCGACGACGTCGCGATCACGGTCGTCGCCCGCGGGGCGCCACGACCGCTCGACACCCCCGTGGCCAAGGCGTTCGACGACGTCGAGCAGCGACCGACCGGGTACGCCGACTGGCTCGGCTCGACCCTGAACCTGCCGAACGCGGGGACCACCACCCAGACCATCGGCATCCGGTTCGCCGACCTCGCGGTGCCGGCGGGCGCGACGATCACCGAGGCATGGATCCAGTTCGCGGCCAGCGGCTCCACCAGCGGCACGACCACGATGCAGGTCCGCGGCATCGCCGCCGACGACACCCCGACCTTCACGACCTCGTCGACGACGGTGAGCTCGCGGCCGCGGACCACGGCACAGGTCGGGTGGAGCCCACCGGCGTGGACGTCGGGGCAGCGGGGCGCGGCCCAGCGGACCCCGGACCTGCGCACGATCGTGCAGGAGGTCGTCGGCAGGGCCGGGTGGCGACAGGGCGGTGCGCTGGCGTTCGTGCTGACCGGCACCGGCGAGCGGCGCGCGTCCTCGCACGACGGCGCGACCGCGCCCGTGCTGCACCTCGCCTACACCGTGCCGCAGCAGCAGGACGCGCCGCCCAGCGCCGCGTTCACCGCCACCTGCAGTGCGCTCACCTGCAGCTTCGACGGCTCGGGCTCCGCTGACGCGGAGGGACCGCTCGCCTCGCTGCAGTGGTCCTTCGGCGACGGCGGCACCGCGAGCGGTCCGTCCGCCCAGCGCGCCTATGCCGCACCCGGCAGCTACGACGTCACCCTCGTCGTCACCGACTCCGCCGGCCAGACCGCCACCGTGACGCACCCGGTCACCGTCGGCGACAGCACGCCGATCGGGTTCCGGGCCCTCGCCCGGACCAATGTCAACGCGACGGCGCCGTCGGTGACGGTGCCGGCCGTCGTCCGGGACGGGGACGCGTTGCTGCTCTTCGCGACCCTCAACGTCACCACTCTCACGGTGACGCCGCCCGCGGGGTGGACCCAGCTGGCCGACGTGGTCACCGGCTCGCAGCGCACCCTGCTGTGGCGCCGGGTCGCGACCGCGAGCGACGCCGGGACCCCGGTCGGCCCGCAGCTCAGCGGGTACGCGAAGGTGGCGCTCCAGCTCGCGGCGTACGCCGGCGCCTCGAGGACCACCCCCGTCGCGCTGGTCGCCACCCGCGGTGACCCCGCCAACACCGTCGACCACCCGACGCCCGCGGTCGCGGTGACCGGCGCCGGCCGCTGGCTGGTGTCGTACTGGGCCGACAAGTCCTCGGCGACCACGGACTGGCGCCCGCCGCCGGGCGTGACGGTGCGCGACGAGACCATCGGCACCAGCGGCGGTCACGTGGACGCGCTGCTCGCCGACGGCGGGGGCCCCGCGCCCGAAGGCGCGGCGCCCGCGCTCACCGCCACGACCGACGCCGCCAGCCGGGCCACGACCATCACGGTGGTGCTGCAGCCCGGCTGA
- a CDS encoding winged helix-turn-helix transcriptional regulator, translating to MRRTSFADMNCSIAQSLEAVGEWWTLLILRDAMMGVTRFDQFQARLGIARNVLTTRLQSLVDHGILAEVQYQERPPRFEYVLTAKGGELWTVLTMLRQWGDRWSAPAGVPVEAVHDACGHVTRARLVCSECGEPLRGGELTLRHGPGAPEGGVLPA from the coding sequence ATGCGCCGCACCAGCTTCGCCGACATGAACTGCTCGATCGCCCAGAGCCTCGAGGCCGTAGGGGAGTGGTGGACGCTGCTGATCCTCAGGGACGCGATGATGGGCGTGACTCGCTTCGACCAGTTCCAGGCCCGGCTCGGCATCGCCCGCAACGTGCTGACCACCCGCCTCCAGTCCCTGGTCGACCACGGCATCCTCGCCGAGGTGCAGTACCAGGAGCGCCCGCCGCGCTTCGAGTACGTGCTCACCGCGAAGGGTGGCGAGCTGTGGACGGTGCTCACCATGCTGCGCCAGTGGGGCGACCGGTGGTCGGCGCCGGCCGGCGTACCGGTCGAGGCGGTGCACGACGCGTGCGGCCACGTCACCCGGGCCCGCCTGGTCTGCTCGGAGTGCGGTGAGCCGCTGCGCGGTGGCGAGCTCACGCTGCGGCACGGGCCGGGCGCGCCGGAGGGCGGGGTCCTGCCGGCCTGA
- a CDS encoding GAF domain-containing protein, with product MATHDLAMRARDLVRIHDAVLSGSAPPERPRAVVARSWTRVLSLGIDPDGRNGRDPLPPSDVEERRRRSRLSLVIDEIRELLLSAADASNYLVVVADAEGVVLWRSGSPRVKRQADGLGFTDGATWTEQAVGTNAIGTALAEAAPVQLFSAEHFENAQVPWYCTASPIHDPIDGTLLGIVDVSGPALTLHPAIEALVTASVRLAEARLWRHHEERLDQLRRTAEPLLSGANGPLLVVDDHGWVAAHQGVAVRDRVAAPQPDRALAVPGLGLCLPERLRGGWLIRPSSSGRVLSAVLDLDASPATLEVRGGESPWRVALTPRHAELLAAIAAAGPAGVSAGTLSQVLYGDGERQVTVRAEISRMRRVLGALLATNPYRLGEGVSLSVVGAPPR from the coding sequence ATGGCCACGCACGACCTCGCGATGCGGGCCCGCGACCTGGTCCGGATCCACGACGCGGTGCTCTCCGGCTCCGCGCCGCCCGAGCGGCCGCGGGCCGTGGTGGCGCGCTCGTGGACCCGGGTGCTGAGCCTCGGGATCGACCCCGACGGGCGCAACGGCCGCGACCCGCTGCCGCCCTCGGACGTCGAGGAGCGGCGGCGCAGGTCGCGGCTCTCGCTGGTCATCGACGAGATCCGCGAGCTGCTGCTCAGCGCCGCCGACGCGTCCAACTACCTGGTCGTGGTGGCCGACGCCGAGGGCGTCGTGCTGTGGCGCAGCGGCTCGCCGCGGGTCAAGCGGCAGGCCGACGGGCTCGGGTTCACCGACGGCGCCACCTGGACCGAGCAGGCCGTCGGCACCAACGCGATCGGGACCGCGCTCGCGGAGGCCGCGCCGGTGCAGTTGTTCTCGGCCGAGCACTTCGAGAACGCCCAGGTGCCCTGGTACTGCACCGCCTCCCCCATCCACGACCCGATCGACGGCACCCTGCTCGGCATCGTCGACGTCAGCGGACCCGCGCTCACCCTGCACCCGGCGATCGAGGCCCTGGTGACCGCGTCCGTCCGGCTCGCCGAGGCCCGGCTGTGGCGGCACCACGAGGAGCGGCTCGACCAGCTGCGCCGGACGGCGGAGCCGTTGCTCTCCGGCGCCAACGGCCCCCTCCTCGTCGTCGACGACCACGGCTGGGTCGCCGCCCACCAGGGCGTCGCCGTGCGTGACCGGGTCGCGGCGCCGCAGCCCGACCGGGCGCTCGCCGTACCCGGGCTCGGGCTGTGCCTGCCCGAACGGCTCCGCGGCGGGTGGCTGATCCGGCCGTCCTCGTCCGGGCGCGTGCTCTCGGCCGTGCTCGACCTCGACGCCTCCCCCGCGACCCTCGAGGTGCGCGGCGGCGAGTCGCCGTGGCGGGTCGCACTCACGCCCCGCCACGCCGAGCTGCTCGCGGCCATCGCCGCCGCCGGTCCGGCCGGGGTGTCGGCCGGGACGCTCAGCCAGGTGCTGTACGGCGACGGCGAGCGCCAGGTCACGGTGCGTGCCGAGATCTCGCGGATGCGGCGGGTCCTCGGCGCCCTGCTGGCGACCAATCCGTACCGGCTCGGCGAGGGCGTCTCGCTGAGCGTGGTCGGCGCCCCGCCCCGATGA
- a CDS encoding flavin-containing monooxygenase yields MTQLDDRPVATADTDPEIDPATAWFAAFEDALVARDIDRAAGLFAATSFWRDLIAFSWNLTTVENPDGVADLLTATLDRVDPRGFRLTEPADTADGVTTAWFEFETSVGRGRGLVRVVDEDGPKAWTFLTTLYELKGHEEPKGVRRPMGAEHGATKERVTWLEKRQAEDAALGVDTQPYVLVVGGGQGGIALGARLRQLGVPALVIDKHPRPGDQWRNRYKSLCLHDPVWYDHLPYLKFPENWPVFAPKDKVGDWLEFYTRVMEVPYWSNTVATAASYDEGAGEWTVHLEREGRPLVLKPTHLVMATGMSGKPNIPSLPGADVFQGEQHHSSQHPGPDAYAGKKVVVIGSNNSAFDICGALWETGADVTMVQRSSTHIVKSDTLMDIGLGDLYSERALEAGVTTEKADLIFASLPYKIMHEFQIPLYDKMRERDQDFYDRMAAAGFELDWGDDGSGLFMKYLRRGSGYYIDVGAAELVASGDVKLAHGQVDHLTETSVVLVDGTELPADLVVYATGYGSMNGWAADLISQEVADKVGKVWGLGSDTTKDPGPWEGEQRNMWKPTQQENLWFHGGNLHQSRHYSLYLALQLKARHVGIDTPVHRLQEVHHLG; encoded by the coding sequence ATGACCCAGCTCGACGACCGGCCCGTCGCCACGGCCGACACCGACCCCGAGATCGACCCCGCCACCGCCTGGTTCGCGGCCTTCGAGGACGCCCTCGTCGCCCGTGACATCGACCGGGCCGCCGGCCTGTTCGCCGCGACCAGCTTCTGGCGCGACCTGATCGCCTTCTCCTGGAACCTGACGACCGTCGAGAACCCCGACGGCGTCGCCGACCTGCTCACCGCGACCCTCGACCGGGTCGACCCACGCGGCTTCCGGCTCACCGAGCCGGCCGACACCGCCGACGGCGTCACGACCGCCTGGTTCGAGTTCGAGACGTCCGTCGGACGCGGTCGCGGCCTGGTGCGGGTGGTGGACGAGGACGGCCCGAAGGCGTGGACCTTCCTCACCACGCTGTACGAGCTCAAGGGCCACGAGGAGCCCAAGGGAGTACGCCGACCGATGGGCGCCGAGCACGGCGCCACCAAGGAGCGCGTGACCTGGCTGGAGAAGAGGCAGGCCGAGGACGCCGCGCTCGGCGTCGACACCCAGCCCTACGTCCTCGTCGTCGGCGGTGGCCAGGGCGGCATCGCGCTCGGCGCCCGGCTGCGCCAGCTCGGCGTACCGGCGCTCGTCATCGACAAGCACCCGCGTCCCGGAGACCAGTGGCGCAACCGCTACAAGTCGCTGTGCCTGCACGACCCGGTCTGGTACGACCACCTGCCGTACCTCAAGTTCCCGGAGAACTGGCCGGTCTTCGCGCCCAAGGACAAGGTCGGCGACTGGCTGGAGTTCTACACCCGGGTGATGGAGGTGCCGTACTGGTCGAACACCGTCGCCACCGCCGCGTCGTACGACGAGGGCGCGGGGGAGTGGACCGTCCACCTCGAGCGCGAGGGCAGGCCGCTCGTGCTCAAGCCCACGCACCTGGTGATGGCGACCGGGATGTCCGGCAAGCCCAACATCCCGTCGTTGCCGGGCGCGGACGTGTTCCAGGGCGAGCAGCACCACTCCTCGCAGCACCCCGGCCCGGACGCGTACGCCGGCAAGAAGGTCGTCGTGATCGGCAGCAACAACTCGGCGTTCGACATCTGCGGCGCGCTGTGGGAGACCGGCGCCGACGTGACCATGGTGCAGCGCTCCTCGACCCACATCGTCAAGAGCGACACCCTGATGGACATCGGCCTCGGCGACCTCTACTCCGAGCGGGCGCTCGAGGCCGGCGTGACGACGGAGAAGGCCGACCTGATCTTCGCGTCGCTGCCGTACAAGATCATGCACGAGTTCCAGATCCCGCTCTACGACAAGATGCGCGAGCGCGACCAGGACTTCTACGACCGGATGGCCGCCGCCGGCTTCGAGCTCGACTGGGGCGACGACGGGTCCGGGCTGTTCATGAAGTACCTGCGCCGTGGCTCGGGCTACTACATCGACGTCGGCGCCGCCGAGCTGGTGGCGAGTGGCGACGTCAAGCTCGCGCACGGTCAGGTCGACCACCTGACCGAGACGTCCGTCGTCCTGGTCGACGGCACCGAGCTGCCGGCCGACCTGGTCGTCTACGCCACCGGCTACGGCTCGATGAACGGCTGGGCCGCCGACCTGATCAGCCAGGAGGTCGCGGACAAGGTCGGCAAGGTCTGGGGCCTCGGCTCCGACACGACCAAGGACCCGGGCCCGTGGGAGGGCGAGCAGCGCAACATGTGGAAGCCGACGCAGCAGGAGAACCTCTGGTTCCACGGCGGCAACCTGCACCAGTCGCGGCACTACTCCCTCTACCTCGCGCTGCAGCTCAAGGCCCGCCACGTCGGCATCGACACCCCGGTGCACCGGCTCCAGGAGGTCCACCACCTCGGCTGA
- a CDS encoding response regulator transcription factor, with amino-acid sequence MLLKSSSLSQIVGAVRRTRDGLALMPAADRAELIEVAARHRSDNRDILGRLERLTRREAEILGSLMRGNPVREIARARVVSEATVRSQVKMILAKLELTSQLAAVGAAHKVGWRCPRP; translated from the coding sequence GTGCTCTTGAAGTCGTCGTCGTTGAGCCAGATCGTCGGCGCCGTGCGGCGCACGCGCGATGGCCTTGCATTGATGCCGGCCGCGGACCGTGCTGAGCTGATCGAGGTCGCGGCCCGGCACCGGTCGGACAACCGTGACATCTTAGGCCGTCTCGAGCGGCTGACGCGTCGGGAGGCAGAGATTCTCGGGTCGTTGATGCGGGGGAACCCGGTTCGTGAGATCGCTCGGGCAAGGGTGGTCTCGGAGGCTACCGTTCGTAGCCAGGTGAAGATGATCCTTGCCAAGCTCGAGCTGACGTCGCAGCTGGCCGCGGTCGGCGCCGCGCACAAGGTCGGCTGGCGCTGTCCCCGGCCCTGA
- the thrS gene encoding threonine--tRNA ligase, which translates to MPDIKVAVLSPDARQEQSVATGTKAWELFRDDADVIAARVGDQLKDLSYELADGDEVEGVLIGSPDGLDILRHSTAHVLAQAVQQVFPEAKLGIGPPIQDGFYYDFDVATPFVPEDLVKLESAMRKIIKENQRFERRVTTDDDALVELADEPYKVELIGLKGNAGEAAEGASAEVGAGELTIYDNVNRKGEVAWKDLCRGPHLPTTKRIPAFKLMRSAAAYWRGDEKNKQLQRIYGTAWPSKDELDAHLHRLEEAERRDHRKLGRELDLFSFPDEIGSGLPVFHPKGGVIKREMEDYVRRRHIEEGFSYVGTPHISKDGLFHTSGHLPHYADTMFPPMEFEGANYQLKAMNCPMHNLIFSSRGRSYRELPLRLFEFGSVYRYEKSGVIHGLTRVRGFAQDDSHSYCTPEQAPAEVKHLLDFMLSVLRDFGLDDFYLELSTRDDSKADKFIGSDEDWATATAILERVATESGLELVPDPGGAAFYGPKISVQAKDAIGRTWQMGTVQYDFNQPARFGLEYTTSDGSKQQPVMIHSAKFGSIERFLGVLVEHYAGAFPPWLAPVQVVGIPVADAFTDYLYEITNQLKARGIRVEVDESDDRFQKKIRNAQLQKIPFMLIAGGEDAEKGAVSFRYRDGRQDNGVPIDEAVARVVAAVESREQV; encoded by the coding sequence GTGCCCGACATCAAGGTCGCCGTACTCAGTCCTGACGCACGCCAGGAGCAGTCGGTCGCCACGGGCACGAAGGCCTGGGAGCTGTTCCGCGACGACGCCGACGTGATCGCGGCCCGCGTGGGCGACCAGCTCAAGGACCTCTCCTACGAGCTGGCCGACGGCGACGAGGTCGAGGGCGTCCTGATCGGCAGCCCCGACGGCCTCGACATCCTGCGCCACTCCACCGCCCACGTGCTGGCCCAGGCGGTGCAGCAGGTGTTCCCGGAGGCGAAGCTCGGCATCGGCCCGCCGATCCAGGACGGCTTCTACTACGACTTCGACGTAGCGACCCCGTTCGTGCCCGAGGACCTGGTCAAGCTCGAGTCCGCGATGCGCAAGATCATCAAGGAGAACCAGCGCTTCGAGCGCCGGGTCACCACCGACGACGACGCGCTGGTCGAGCTCGCCGACGAGCCGTACAAGGTCGAGCTGATCGGTCTCAAGGGCAACGCCGGCGAGGCGGCCGAGGGGGCGAGCGCCGAGGTCGGGGCCGGCGAGCTGACCATCTACGACAACGTCAACCGCAAGGGCGAGGTGGCCTGGAAGGACCTGTGCCGCGGCCCGCACCTGCCGACCACCAAGCGGATCCCGGCGTTCAAGCTGATGCGCAGCGCGGCGGCGTACTGGCGCGGCGACGAGAAGAACAAGCAGCTCCAGCGCATCTACGGCACCGCCTGGCCGAGCAAGGACGAGCTCGACGCCCACCTGCACCGCCTCGAGGAGGCCGAGCGCCGCGACCACCGCAAGCTCGGCCGCGAGCTGGACCTCTTCTCGTTCCCCGACGAGATCGGCTCCGGCCTGCCGGTGTTCCACCCCAAGGGCGGCGTGATCAAGCGGGAGATGGAGGACTACGTCCGCCGGCGCCACATCGAGGAGGGCTTCTCCTATGTCGGCACCCCCCACATCTCCAAGGACGGCCTGTTCCACACCTCCGGCCACCTGCCGCACTACGCCGACACCATGTTCCCGCCGATGGAGTTCGAGGGCGCGAACTACCAGCTGAAGGCGATGAACTGCCCGATGCACAACCTGATCTTCAGCAGCCGCGGCCGCTCCTACCGCGAGCTGCCGCTGCGGCTCTTCGAGTTCGGCAGCGTCTACCGCTACGAGAAGTCCGGCGTGATCCACGGCCTGACCCGGGTGCGCGGCTTCGCCCAGGACGACTCCCACTCCTACTGCACCCCCGAGCAGGCGCCGGCCGAGGTCAAGCACCTGCTCGACTTCATGCTGAGCGTGCTGCGCGACTTCGGCCTCGACGACTTCTACCTCGAGCTGTCGACGCGCGACGACAGCAAGGCCGACAAGTTCATCGGCAGCGACGAGGACTGGGCCACCGCCACCGCGATCCTCGAGCGGGTCGCCACCGAGTCGGGCCTCGAGCTCGTCCCCGACCCGGGCGGCGCGGCGTTCTACGGCCCGAAGATCTCGGTCCAGGCCAAGGACGCGATCGGCCGCACCTGGCAGATGGGCACGGTCCAGTACGACTTCAACCAGCCGGCGCGCTTCGGCCTGGAGTACACCACCTCCGACGGCTCCAAGCAGCAGCCGGTGATGATCCACTCGGCGAAGTTCGGCTCGATCGAGCGCTTCCTCGGCGTGCTCGTCGAGCACTACGCGGGCGCCTTCCCTCCGTGGCTCGCGCCGGTCCAGGTCGTGGGCATCCCGGTGGCCGACGCCTTCACCGACTACCTCTACGAGATCACGAACCAGCTCAAGGCGCGGGGCATCCGGGTCGAGGTCGACGAGTCCGACGACCGGTTCCAGAAGAAGATCCGCAACGCCCAGCTGCAGAAGATCCCGTTCATGCTCATCGCCGGCGGCGAGGACGCGGAGAAGGGAGCGGTCAGCTTCCGCTACCGCGACGGTCGCCAGGACAACGGCGTGCCGATCGACGAGGCGGTCGCCCGGGTCGTGGCCGCGGTCGAGTCCCGCGAGCAGGTCTGA